Proteins encoded within one genomic window of Triticum aestivum cultivar Chinese Spring chromosome 2D, IWGSC CS RefSeq v2.1, whole genome shotgun sequence:
- the LOC123050877 gene encoding uncharacterized protein, giving the protein MAGAASEANKGEMHSIPVGLEANKEGMQPVAGGASVDEDNAWMQFISDGAWYTSAVAREDNSWMQFISDVAWCTRVAVDKDGSFLQFIFDDAWYRSAGDGQGTTEKSKE; this is encoded by the coding sequence ATGGCCGGCGCTGCATCCGAGGCGAATAAGGGCGAGATGCACTCCATACCTGTTGGCCTCGAGGCGAATAAGGAAGGGATGCAGCCCGTGGCCGGCGGTGCCAGCGTAGATGAGGACAACGCCTGGATGCAGTTCATCTCCGACGGCGCCTGGTACACCAGCGCCGTCGCGCGAGAGGATAACTCATGGATGCAGTTTATCTCTGACGTCGCCTGGTGCACCAGAGTCGCCGTGGACAAGGATGGTTCCTTCCTGCAGTTCATCTTCGACGACGCTTGGTACCGCAGCGCTGGCGACGGACAGGGAACGACAGAGAAAAGTAAAGAATAG